In the genome of Haemophilus pittmaniae, one region contains:
- the pssA gene encoding CDP-diacylglycerol--serine O-phosphatidyltransferase produces MLIRRNKRTEQSLEQLPFIPLEPSQIEFLFSPSAFKTQIIESIRNARKRIYITALYWQHDDAGQEILDEIYRAKQEHHDLDVKILVDWHRAQRNLLGAEKSATNADWYCEQRQTYQLPEDPNMFFGIPINTREVFGVLHIKGFVFDDTVLYSGASINNVYLQQHSKYRYDRYQKITSAELADTMVDFIDRCLLDSSAVHPLDMAQRPRTKEIRAAIKAYRKGLAADAEYHIEHPVGFSDELTISPLFGLGATGNELNQVIEDLFQKVERELVICTPYFNFPRTLQQKLTARLAEGKKVEIIVGDKTANDFYIPPEEPFKMAGALPYLYESNLRRFCEKFAAEIEQGLLTVRLWRDGDNSYHLKGVWVDDNYILLTGNNLNPRAWRLDAENGLLIHDPKHQLREQALQELSYIRQHTQPLSHFSQLQELTDYPEPVQKLLKKFSRVKADKLVKMIL; encoded by the coding sequence ATGTTAATCCGCAGAAACAAACGGACGGAACAAAGTTTGGAACAGCTTCCTTTCATTCCTTTGGAACCGTCCCAGATTGAATTCTTGTTTAGCCCAAGTGCGTTCAAAACACAGATTATTGAATCTATTCGCAATGCCCGTAAACGTATTTATATTACGGCGTTGTATTGGCAACATGATGATGCCGGCCAGGAGATCTTAGACGAAATTTATCGTGCCAAACAGGAACATCATGATTTAGATGTGAAGATTTTGGTTGATTGGCATCGGGCGCAACGTAATTTACTCGGCGCTGAGAAATCGGCGACTAATGCCGATTGGTATTGTGAGCAGCGCCAAACCTATCAATTACCCGAAGATCCGAATATGTTCTTCGGTATTCCAATTAACACCCGTGAGGTGTTTGGTGTGTTGCATATTAAAGGTTTCGTATTTGATGATACGGTTCTGTATAGTGGAGCCAGCATCAATAATGTGTATTTGCAGCAACATTCAAAATACCGTTATGACCGTTACCAAAAAATTACCTCAGCAGAATTAGCCGATACGATGGTTGATTTTATTGATCGTTGCTTATTAGATTCCTCTGCGGTTCATCCGTTGGATATGGCTCAGCGTCCTCGTACCAAGGAAATTCGCGCGGCGATCAAAGCTTATCGGAAAGGTTTGGCTGCCGATGCTGAATATCATATTGAGCATCCGGTAGGTTTTTCTGATGAATTAACTATTTCACCTTTATTTGGTTTAGGTGCTACCGGTAATGAACTCAATCAGGTGATTGAAGATTTATTCCAAAAGGTTGAACGGGAATTGGTGATCTGTACGCCGTATTTTAATTTCCCGCGGACGCTACAACAGAAGTTGACAGCCCGTTTGGCAGAAGGGAAAAAGGTAGAAATTATTGTTGGCGATAAAACAGCCAATGATTTCTATATCCCACCGGAAGAGCCATTTAAAATGGCTGGTGCACTGCCTTATTTGTATGAAAGTAATTTACGCCGTTTTTGTGAAAAATTTGCCGCTGAAATAGAGCAAGGGTTATTAACCGTTCGGTTATGGCGGGATGGCGATAATAGCTACCACTTAAAAGGCGTGTGGGTCGATGATAATTATATTTTACTGACTGGTAATAATCTCAATCCACGAGCTTGGCGTTTGGATGCGGAAAATGGTTTGTTGATTCATGATCCAAAACATCAGTTGCGTGAGCAAGCTTTGCAGGAGTTAAGCTATATTCGTCAACACACTCAACCGTTGAGCCACTTTAGCCAATTGCAAGAATTAACGGATTATCCTGAACCAGTGCAAAAGTTATTGAAGAAATTTTCTCGCGTTAAGGCGGATAAATTAGTGAAGATGATTTTATAG
- a CDS encoding TrmH family RNA methyltransferase, with amino-acid sequence MSKSNKPAFQTQTQKSFQEKRRQPFGEKAAVDKPRNRSAFSRKSDNETNEPRELSLNKAGGKGSVAVTFKGSANANKVKKTGPLSPRAPEKIKKNRAEEMKVYGEEACLALFAERPQAIVRLWATVAMSHKIGELLSYLAANKKAYHIVDNEEMALVSGSEHHGGICLLVKKSRPLTLTGYLEVAQPNDCLLLLDRINNAQNLGGILRTAAFYGVKHVISDSPDSLYAPAAWRVAEGGAEYVRVLHSLSTETALIALREAGYQIVHIANGEQSVPLDQLKLGAKVVFVLSENSSDDLIGENDSQVRLSLRNPLKHGLNVAVNTGILLAKWYF; translated from the coding sequence ATGAGCAAGTCAAACAAGCCCGCCTTTCAAACTCAAACACAAAAATCCTTTCAAGAAAAACGCCGCCAACCCTTTGGCGAAAAAGCAGCTGTCGATAAACCGCGCAACCGCTCCGCATTTAGCCGAAAAAGCGACAACGAAACCAACGAACCACGCGAATTATCGCTCAATAAAGCCGGTGGAAAAGGCTCGGTAGCCGTAACCTTTAAAGGTAGCGCAAACGCCAACAAAGTGAAAAAAACCGGGCCACTATCGCCACGCGCGCCGGAAAAAATTAAGAAAAATCGAGCAGAAGAAATGAAAGTTTATGGTGAAGAAGCTTGTCTAGCGCTCTTTGCCGAGCGTCCTCAAGCCATTGTTCGTCTTTGGGCCACCGTTGCCATGTCGCACAAAATCGGGGAGTTACTCAGTTATTTAGCAGCCAATAAGAAGGCTTACCATATTGTAGATAACGAGGAAATGGCCTTGGTATCAGGTTCGGAACATCACGGCGGCATTTGCTTGTTGGTGAAGAAATCCCGTCCGCTCACCTTAACTGGTTACTTGGAAGTCGCCCAACCGAATGATTGCCTACTGTTATTGGATCGCATAAACAATGCTCAAAATCTGGGGGGCATTCTGCGTACCGCCGCTTTTTATGGCGTCAAACATGTGATCAGCGATAGCCCCGACAGCCTTTATGCTCCGGCAGCTTGGCGGGTCGCGGAAGGAGGCGCAGAATATGTACGGGTATTGCACAGTCTATCAACAGAAACCGCCCTTATCGCATTACGTGAAGCGGGCTATCAAATTGTGCATATTGCCAATGGCGAACAATCTGTACCGCTTGATCAATTAAAACTCGGTGCCAAAGTGGTCTTTGTCTTGAGTGAGAATAGCAGTGATGATTTAATCGGCGAGAATGATAGCCAAGTACGCTTGAGCTTACGTAATCCACTAAAACATGGCTTAAATGTGGCGGTGAATACCGGTATTTTATTAGCTAAATGGTATTTTTAG